The following proteins are encoded in a genomic region of Mycolicibacterium confluentis:
- the nuoE gene encoding NADH-quinone oxidoreductase subunit NuoE, whose translation MTVIDLTLGPAPDEPGPPVGGALTYPPDVEERLRGEATEIIARYPQARSALLPLLHLVQSEDSCLTAAGISFCAAQLGLTDAEVTAVATFYSMYRRTPTGKHLVGVCTNTLCAIMGGDAILEALENHLGIHPGQTTADELITLEHIECNAACDYAPVVMVNWEFFDNQTPASATDLADALRSEEPVQASRGGVVCPFTETARTLAGLSDPAREADGTGPGAATLAGLRVAQALEMSAPAIESGE comes from the coding sequence ATGACCGTCATCGACCTGACCCTGGGTCCGGCCCCCGACGAACCCGGGCCACCCGTCGGCGGTGCGCTGACCTACCCGCCCGACGTCGAAGAACGCCTGCGGGGCGAGGCCACCGAGATCATCGCCCGCTACCCGCAGGCCCGCTCGGCACTGCTGCCGCTGCTGCATCTGGTGCAGTCCGAGGACAGCTGCCTGACCGCCGCCGGAATCTCCTTCTGCGCAGCGCAATTGGGGTTGACCGACGCCGAGGTCACCGCGGTCGCGACCTTCTACTCAATGTACCGGCGCACCCCGACCGGCAAGCACCTGGTGGGCGTGTGCACCAACACGCTGTGCGCGATCATGGGCGGCGACGCGATCCTCGAGGCGCTGGAGAACCATCTGGGCATCCACCCTGGACAGACCACGGCCGACGAGTTGATCACCCTCGAACACATCGAATGCAACGCGGCCTGCGACTACGCACCCGTCGTGATGGTCAACTGGGAGTTCTTCGACAACCAGACACCAGCCAGCGCAACGGATCTGGCCGACGCGCTGCGCTCCGAGGAGCCCGTCCAAGCCAGCCGCGGCGGCGTGGTGTGTCCGTTCACCGAGACCGCCCGCACTCTGGCCGGGTTGTCCGATCCCGCGCGGGAAGCCGACGGCACCGGTCCGGGGGCCGCCACGCTGGCCGGACTGCGGGTGGCCCAGGCGCTGGAGATGTCCGCACCGGCAATCGAATCGGGAGAGTGA
- the nuoF gene encoding NADH-quinone oxidoreductase subunit NuoF, translating to MPTPTPLTPVLSRFWDAEQPWTLQTYLDHDGYRALRTALQMPPDDVTALIKESGLRGRGGAGFPTGTKWSFIPQDTTGAGAKPHYLVINADESEPGTCKDIPLMMTTPHLLVEGAIIAAYAIRARHAFIYVRGEVVPVLRRLQAAVAEAYEAGYLGIDIGGSGFDLDLIVHAGAGAYICGEETALLDSLEGRRGQPRLRPPFPAVAGLYACPTVVNNVESIASVPPVLLGGVDWFKSMGTEKSPGFTLYSLSGHVTNPGQYEAPLGITLRELLSYAGGIRAGHELKFWTPGGSSTPLLTAEHLDVPLDYEGMASVGSMLGTKALQVFDETTCVVRAVRRWTQFYAHESCGKCTPCREGTYWLAQIYERLETGRGTAEDLDKLLDISDTILGKSFCALGDGAASPIMSSLNWFRDEYESHLGVVCPFDPYASMLATPEGVGA from the coding sequence ATGCCCACTCCGACACCGCTGACCCCGGTCCTGAGCCGGTTCTGGGATGCCGAACAGCCCTGGACACTGCAGACCTACCTCGACCACGACGGATACCGCGCATTGCGCACCGCGCTGCAGATGCCGCCGGACGACGTCACCGCCCTGATCAAGGAGTCGGGTCTGCGCGGCCGAGGCGGCGCCGGCTTCCCCACCGGCACCAAGTGGTCGTTCATCCCGCAGGACACCACCGGTGCGGGCGCCAAACCGCACTATCTGGTGATCAACGCCGACGAGTCAGAACCCGGCACCTGCAAAGACATTCCACTGATGATGACCACACCGCATCTCCTCGTGGAGGGCGCGATCATCGCCGCCTACGCGATCCGGGCCCGGCACGCGTTCATCTATGTGCGCGGTGAGGTGGTGCCGGTGCTGAGGCGGCTGCAGGCCGCGGTGGCCGAAGCCTACGAGGCCGGATATCTGGGCATCGACATCGGCGGATCGGGTTTCGACCTCGACCTGATCGTGCATGCGGGCGCTGGGGCCTACATCTGCGGCGAGGAGACCGCGCTGCTCGACTCGCTGGAAGGCCGCCGCGGACAACCCCGGCTGCGCCCTCCGTTCCCAGCCGTGGCGGGGCTCTACGCATGCCCGACGGTGGTCAACAACGTCGAGTCCATCGCGTCGGTGCCCCCCGTGCTGCTCGGCGGCGTGGACTGGTTCAAGTCGATGGGTACGGAGAAATCACCCGGTTTCACGCTGTATTCGCTGTCCGGCCACGTCACCAACCCCGGCCAGTACGAGGCGCCGCTGGGCATCACGCTGCGCGAACTGCTGTCGTATGCCGGTGGGATCCGCGCCGGCCACGAGCTGAAGTTCTGGACACCCGGCGGTTCGTCCACACCGCTGCTGACCGCCGAACACCTCGACGTGCCATTGGACTACGAGGGTATGGCCTCGGTTGGGTCGATGCTGGGCACCAAGGCTCTGCAGGTCTTCGACGAGACGACGTGCGTGGTGCGTGCGGTGCGGCGCTGGACTCAGTTCTACGCCCACGAGTCGTGCGGCAAGTGCACGCCGTGCCGCGAGGGCACCTACTGGCTGGCCCAGATCTACGAGCGACTCGAAACCGGTCGCGGCACCGCCGAGGATCTCGACAAGCTCCTCGACATCTCCGACACGATCCTCGGCAAGTCGTTCTGCGCACTCGGTGATGGTGCGGCCAGCCCGATCATGAGTTCTCTCAACTGGTTCCGCGATGAGTACGAGAGCCACCTGGGCGTCGTGTGCCCGTTCGACCCGTACGCATCGATGCTCGCCACACCGGAAGGGGTCGGCGCATGA
- a CDS encoding NADH-quinone oxidoreductase subunit G, with product MTLAEHSHDAPPVELVTLTIDDHEISVPKGTLVIRAAELIGIQIPRFCDHPLLDPVGACRQCLVEVEGQRKPTASCTTTVSPDMVVRTQLTSAAADKAQRGVMELLLINHPLDCPVCDKGGECPLQNQAMSNGRAETRFTDVKRTFPKPISLSAQVLLDRERCVLCARCTRFSNQIAGDPFIELLERGALQQVGIAPGEAFDSYFSGNTVQICPVGALTGTAYRFRARPFDLVSVPSVCEHCASGCAQRTDHRRGKVLRRLAGDDPEVNEEWNCDKGRWAFTYADRGDRIHTPLIRDTDGSMRPASWSEAVTVTAARLASAAGRAGVLVGGRTTAEDAHAYSRFARIVLNTNDIDMRSRAHSAEEAEFLAARVAGRVMTVTYSDLENARAVVLAGFDPEEESPIVFLRLRKAVRRNGLAVTAVAPFATRGLTKLNGRVVMCAPGAEADALDALAPDLPPDAVILVGERLATSAGALSAVARLADRAGARLAWIPRRAGERGALDAGCLPNLLPGGRPVTDTTARAQTAAAWNVTDLPAAPGRDTTAILAAAGSGDLDALMVGGVEVADLPDPEAARAALTAAGFVVSLEVRHSAVTELADVVFPVAPVSEKAGSFLNWEGRPRPFGAVLPSNATSDARVLQALADELGVDLGLRDPAMPSWDGPAAPDPTHPARPVSVGAGEAVLASWRLLLDAGRLQDGEPHLAGTARAPQARLSAATAAEIGVDAGEPVTVRSERGTLTLPLVVTDMPDRVVWVPMNSPGSALYSQLGADVGDVVRIERGGAS from the coding sequence ATGACACTGGCCGAACACAGCCACGACGCTCCTCCGGTCGAACTGGTCACGCTGACCATCGACGATCATGAGATCTCGGTTCCCAAGGGCACTCTGGTGATCCGCGCGGCGGAGCTGATCGGCATCCAGATCCCCCGGTTCTGCGATCATCCGCTGCTCGACCCGGTCGGCGCGTGCCGACAGTGCCTCGTGGAGGTCGAAGGGCAGCGCAAGCCGACGGCGTCCTGCACCACCACGGTGTCCCCCGACATGGTGGTCCGCACACAACTGACCAGCGCGGCCGCCGACAAGGCCCAGCGCGGCGTCATGGAACTGCTGCTGATCAACCATCCGCTCGACTGTCCGGTCTGCGACAAGGGCGGGGAATGCCCGCTGCAGAACCAGGCCATGTCCAACGGTCGGGCGGAGACCCGCTTCACCGACGTCAAACGCACGTTCCCCAAACCGATCAGCCTCTCGGCACAGGTGCTGCTGGACCGCGAACGTTGCGTGCTGTGCGCCCGGTGCACCCGGTTCTCCAACCAGATCGCCGGCGACCCGTTCATCGAACTCCTGGAACGCGGTGCGCTGCAACAGGTCGGCATCGCGCCGGGTGAGGCGTTCGACTCGTACTTCTCCGGCAACACCGTGCAGATCTGCCCGGTGGGTGCGCTCACCGGCACCGCGTACCGGTTCCGGGCCCGCCCGTTCGATCTGGTGTCGGTGCCCAGCGTGTGTGAGCACTGCGCCTCCGGGTGCGCGCAGCGCACCGATCACCGGCGCGGCAAGGTGCTGCGGCGCCTCGCCGGTGATGATCCCGAGGTCAACGAAGAGTGGAACTGCGACAAGGGACGCTGGGCCTTCACCTACGCCGACCGGGGCGACCGCATCCACACGCCGCTGATCCGGGACACCGACGGTTCGATGCGACCAGCGTCGTGGTCGGAGGCGGTGACCGTGACAGCGGCCAGACTGGCGTCCGCCGCCGGGCGCGCAGGCGTCCTGGTGGGCGGACGAACCACCGCCGAAGACGCACACGCGTACAGCAGATTCGCCCGAATCGTGCTGAACACCAATGACATCGACATGCGATCCCGGGCGCATTCCGCCGAAGAGGCCGAGTTCCTGGCCGCCCGCGTCGCCGGCCGCGTCATGACCGTCACGTACTCCGACCTCGAGAACGCACGAGCTGTGGTGCTGGCCGGGTTCGACCCCGAAGAGGAGTCTCCCATCGTGTTCCTGCGACTGCGCAAGGCCGTCCGCCGCAACGGTCTGGCCGTCACGGCAGTCGCGCCCTTCGCCACCCGGGGGCTGACCAAACTCAACGGCCGCGTGGTGATGTGCGCCCCCGGAGCGGAGGCCGACGCGCTCGATGCGCTGGCTCCCGATCTGCCCCCCGACGCCGTCATCCTGGTCGGCGAGCGACTGGCCACCAGCGCGGGAGCGCTCTCCGCGGTGGCCCGGTTGGCCGACCGTGCCGGTGCGCGTCTGGCCTGGATCCCGCGGCGCGCTGGCGAACGCGGGGCGCTGGACGCCGGATGCCTGCCCAACCTGCTGCCCGGCGGCCGCCCGGTCACCGACACGACAGCCCGCGCCCAGACCGCGGCGGCCTGGAATGTCACCGACCTCCCCGCTGCCCCCGGTCGGGACACCACCGCGATCCTGGCCGCGGCCGGCTCCGGCGACCTAGACGCGCTGATGGTCGGCGGTGTCGAAGTGGCTGACCTGCCCGACCCTGAGGCGGCGCGGGCCGCCCTCACCGCGGCCGGGTTCGTCGTGAGCCTCGAAGTGCGACACAGCGCCGTCACCGAACTCGCCGACGTGGTGTTCCCCGTCGCGCCGGTCAGCGAGAAGGCCGGGTCGTTCCTCAACTGGGAGGGGCGCCCTCGCCCGTTCGGCGCGGTCCTGCCCAGCAATGCCACCTCGGATGCGCGGGTTCTGCAGGCCCTGGCCGATGAACTCGGTGTCGATCTCGGGTTGCGCGATCCCGCGATGCCGTCGTGGGACGGGCCGGCGGCCCCCGACCCGACACACCCGGCCCGACCCGTGTCCGTCGGTGCCGGTGAGGCCGTGCTCGCGAGTTGGCGCCTGCTGCTCGACGCCGGGCGCCTCCAGGACGGCGAACCGCATCTGGCCGGCACTGCACGGGCACCCCAGGCGCGGCTGTCGGCCGCGACCGCCGCCGAGATCGGCGTCGACGCAGGCGAACCGGTCACGGTGCGCTCAGAACGCGGGACGCTGACGCTGCCACTGGTCGTCACCGATATGCCGGACCGCGTGGTGTGGGTGCCGATGAACTCCCCCGGCAGCGCGCTGTATTCGCAGCTGGGCGCAGACGTCGGCGACGTGGTGCGCATCGAGCGCGGAGGTGCGTCATGA
- the nuoH gene encoding NADH-quinone oxidoreductase subunit NuoH has product MTQPDPQVFGHDPLWLILVKAVAIFAFLLLTVLVAILIERKILGRMQMRFGPNRVGPAGLLQSLADGVKLALKEGLVPAGVDKPIYLLAPIIAVIPAIMAFAVIPLGPVVSVFGHHTPLQLTDLPVAVLYVLAVTSIGVYGIVLAGWSSGSTYPLLGGLRSTAQVISYEIAMALTFVSVFLYAGTMSTSGIVAAQNHTWFVFLLLPSFLVYVTAMVGETNRAPFDLPEAEGELVGGFHTEYSSLKFAMFMLAEYVNMTTVSALAATMFLGGWHAPWPISLIDGANSGWWPLIWFVAKVWTFLFLYFWLRATLPRMRYDQFMALGWRLLIPLSLAWILTVAIAKNVRSTGAEPWVTVVIYGAFTGALIVGAAVWNARRHHRRRAATPPLPDDGPFPVPPIPSKENARV; this is encoded by the coding sequence ATGACCCAACCGGACCCGCAGGTCTTCGGCCATGACCCGTTGTGGCTCATCCTCGTCAAGGCCGTGGCGATCTTCGCGTTCCTGTTGCTGACGGTCTTGGTGGCGATCCTGATCGAACGGAAGATCCTGGGCCGCATGCAGATGCGGTTCGGCCCCAACCGCGTCGGGCCGGCCGGACTGCTGCAGTCGCTGGCCGACGGCGTCAAGCTCGCCCTCAAGGAGGGACTCGTTCCCGCCGGGGTCGACAAACCGATCTATCTGCTGGCACCGATCATCGCGGTGATCCCAGCCATCATGGCGTTCGCGGTGATCCCGCTGGGCCCCGTGGTGTCGGTCTTCGGTCACCACACGCCACTGCAGTTGACCGACCTTCCGGTGGCCGTGCTCTACGTGCTGGCGGTCACCTCGATCGGCGTGTACGGAATCGTGTTGGCCGGCTGGTCATCCGGGTCGACCTATCCGCTCCTGGGTGGGCTGCGGTCAACCGCCCAGGTGATCAGCTATGAGATCGCGATGGCGTTGACGTTCGTCTCGGTGTTCCTGTACGCGGGCACCATGTCGACGTCGGGAATCGTTGCCGCGCAGAACCACACGTGGTTCGTGTTCCTCCTTCTGCCGTCGTTCCTGGTGTACGTGACGGCCATGGTCGGTGAGACGAACCGGGCCCCGTTCGACCTTCCCGAGGCCGAGGGCGAATTGGTGGGTGGCTTCCACACCGAGTACTCGTCACTGAAGTTCGCGATGTTCATGCTCGCCGAGTACGTCAACATGACCACGGTCTCGGCCCTGGCCGCGACTATGTTCCTGGGCGGCTGGCACGCGCCCTGGCCGATCAGCCTCATCGACGGTGCGAATTCCGGTTGGTGGCCGCTGATCTGGTTCGTGGCCAAGGTGTGGACATTCCTGTTCCTCTACTTCTGGCTGCGCGCGACGCTGCCGCGGATGCGTTACGACCAGTTCATGGCCCTCGGGTGGAGGCTGCTGATCCCGCTCTCACTGGCATGGATCCTCACCGTGGCCATCGCCAAAAACGTCCGGTCCACGGGCGCCGAACCGTGGGTGACCGTGGTCATCTACGGCGCCTTCACTGGCGCACTGATCGTCGGCGCCGCGGTCTGGAACGCCCGTCGACACCACCGGCGCCGCGCGGCAACACCGCCGCTGCCCGACGACGGTCCGTTCCCCGTTCCACCGATTCCCAGCAAGGAGAACGCCCGTGTCTAA
- the nuoI gene encoding NADH-quinone oxidoreductase subunit NuoI, whose amino-acid sequence MSKLLDAISGFGVTFSTMFKKPITEQYPDDKTPTQARYHGRHQLNRYADGLEKCIGCELCAWACPADAIYVEGADNTESERFSPGERYGRVYQINYLRCIGCGLCIEACPTRALTMTNDYEMADDNRSDLIYDKDKLLAPLQPGMTRPPHAMAEGTTDDDYYLGRVTR is encoded by the coding sequence GTGTCTAAACTCCTCGACGCCATCTCAGGTTTCGGTGTGACCTTCTCGACGATGTTCAAGAAGCCGATCACGGAGCAGTACCCCGACGACAAGACGCCCACGCAGGCGCGCTATCACGGCCGCCACCAACTGAATCGGTATGCCGACGGCCTGGAGAAGTGCATCGGCTGCGAGCTGTGCGCGTGGGCCTGCCCCGCCGACGCCATCTACGTCGAAGGCGCCGACAACACCGAATCCGAACGGTTCTCGCCAGGCGAGCGGTACGGGCGGGTTTACCAGATCAACTATCTGCGCTGCATCGGGTGCGGGCTGTGCATCGAGGCCTGCCCCACCCGGGCGCTGACCATGACCAACGACTACGAGATGGCCGACGACAACCGGTCAGACCTGATCTACGACAAGGACAAGCTGCTGGCCCCCCTGCAACCGGGAATGACGCGGCCGCCGCACGCGATGGCCGAAGGCACCACCGACGACGACTACTACCTCGGCAGGGTCACGCGATGA
- a CDS encoding NADH-quinone oxidoreductase subunit J, whose translation MTAEAVAFWVLAVIAVAGAIGVVAAPKAVYSAIFLATTMISLAALYVAQDALFLGVVQVVVYTGAVMMLFLFVLMLIGVDSSEALTETLRGQRVAAVVAGVGFGGLLIAGIGTISTTGWTGLAQANAGGNVQGLAALIFVKYLWAFELTSALLITAALGAMVLAHRERFEHRKTQRELSQERFRGRGHPTTWTSSGVYARHNAVDVPARLPDGSEAAVSVSGTLVRRGFEGGGLDEPR comes from the coding sequence ATGACCGCCGAGGCCGTCGCGTTCTGGGTGCTGGCCGTCATCGCGGTGGCCGGCGCGATCGGCGTGGTCGCCGCACCCAAGGCCGTGTACTCGGCGATCTTCTTGGCCACCACGATGATCAGCCTCGCCGCCCTCTATGTCGCACAAGATGCCCTGTTCCTCGGTGTGGTGCAGGTCGTGGTTTACACGGGTGCGGTGATGATGCTCTTCCTGTTCGTGCTCATGCTGATCGGCGTGGACTCCTCGGAGGCGCTGACCGAGACCCTGCGCGGTCAACGCGTCGCCGCCGTCGTCGCCGGGGTGGGTTTCGGCGGCCTTCTGATTGCCGGCATCGGGACGATCTCGACGACGGGATGGACGGGACTGGCACAGGCCAACGCCGGCGGCAACGTCCAGGGTCTGGCCGCCCTGATCTTCGTGAAGTACCTGTGGGCCTTCGAACTCACCAGCGCGCTGCTGATCACCGCGGCCCTGGGGGCGATGGTGCTCGCGCACCGAGAACGCTTCGAGCACCGAAAGACTCAGCGGGAACTGTCCCAGGAACGCTTCCGTGGCCGGGGCCACCCGACCACCTGGACCAGTTCCGGGGTGTACGCCCGACACAACGCCGTCGATGTGCCCGCCCGCCTGCCGGACGGATCTGAGGCCGCCGTGTCGGTCAGCGGCACCCTGGTGCGGCGAGGATTTGAAGGGGGTGGGCTGGATGAACCCCGATAA
- the nuoK gene encoding NADH-quinone oxidoreductase subunit NuoK — protein MNPDNYLYLSAVLFTIGASGVLLRRNAIVMFMCVELMLNACNLAFVSFSRMHGHLDGQVVAFFTMVVAACEVVVGLAIIMTIHRTRHSANVDDAHLLRH, from the coding sequence ATGAACCCCGATAACTACCTGTATCTCTCGGCGGTGTTGTTCACGATCGGCGCCTCCGGGGTACTGCTGCGGCGCAACGCCATCGTGATGTTCATGTGTGTCGAACTCATGCTCAACGCCTGCAACCTCGCGTTCGTGTCGTTCTCCCGGATGCACGGCCACCTCGATGGTCAGGTGGTGGCGTTCTTCACCATGGTGGTCGCCGCATGTGAGGTGGTGGTGGGCCTCGCGATCATCATGACCATCCACCGCACCCGCCATTCGGCCAACGTCGACGACGCGCACCTGCTGAGGCATTGA
- the nuoL gene encoding NADH-quinone oxidoreductase subunit L — MTILPLIALPLAGALVLLLGGRRTNSWGHLLGCATVLASFAWGVVLFADLLARSADDRVVDERLFSWVPVAQLQVDFGLRLDALSVCFVLLITGVGALIHLYSIGYMAHDPGRRRFFAYLNLFVAAMLLLVLADNYLGLYVGWEGVGLASYLLIGFWHHKPSAATAAKKAFVVNRVGDLGLAVALMVMFAGFGTVSYTGVFNGASQASTGTLTAIGLLLLLAACGKSAQVPLQSWLGDAMEGPTPVSALIHAATMVTAGVYLIVRSGPVFNLAPAAQTGVVIVGAVTLLFGAVIGCAKDEIKKALAASTMSQIGYMVLAAGLGPAGYAVAIMHLLTHGFFKAGLFLGAGSVMHAMDDETDMRRYGGLRSLLPVTFVTFGLGYLAIIGVPPFAGFFSKDAIIETAFAAGGLRGWLLGGAALLGAGITAFYMTRVMLMTFFGERRWAPDTHPHESPPVMTLPMVVLALGSIGAGALLALGGRLAHWLEPVVGSHEAHHVVPVWVMTVITLSVVAVGVGVAYRMYATRAVPEVAPEEVSALTVAARRDLYGDAVNEAVFMRPGEQLTRDLVVVDDKGVEGVSTGLAALVGRTSDGLRRLQTGFARSYALSMFAGAALVIGLMWVVSVW, encoded by the coding sequence ATGACAATCCTGCCGCTGATCGCGCTGCCCCTTGCCGGTGCCCTGGTGCTGCTGCTCGGCGGTCGCCGGACCAACTCCTGGGGGCACCTGCTGGGGTGTGCCACGGTACTGGCCTCCTTCGCCTGGGGCGTGGTGCTTTTCGCTGATCTGCTGGCACGCTCCGCCGACGACCGCGTCGTCGACGAGCGGCTGTTCTCCTGGGTGCCCGTCGCGCAGTTGCAGGTGGACTTCGGCCTGCGTCTGGACGCGCTGTCGGTGTGCTTCGTGCTGCTGATCACCGGCGTGGGCGCGCTGATCCACCTGTACTCGATCGGCTATATGGCGCACGACCCCGGTCGCCGAAGGTTCTTCGCCTACCTGAACCTGTTCGTCGCGGCGATGCTGCTGCTGGTGCTGGCCGACAACTACCTCGGCCTCTACGTCGGCTGGGAGGGTGTCGGCCTGGCGTCGTACCTGCTGATCGGTTTCTGGCACCACAAACCCAGCGCGGCGACCGCGGCCAAGAAGGCTTTCGTGGTCAACCGCGTCGGCGACCTCGGCCTGGCGGTGGCGCTCATGGTGATGTTCGCCGGATTCGGAACCGTCTCGTACACCGGCGTGTTCAACGGGGCCTCGCAGGCCTCCACGGGAACGCTGACCGCGATCGGCCTGCTGCTGCTGCTCGCGGCGTGCGGCAAGAGCGCGCAGGTGCCGCTGCAGTCCTGGCTCGGCGACGCCATGGAGGGCCCGACGCCGGTGTCGGCGCTCATCCATGCGGCCACCATGGTGACCGCGGGTGTGTACCTCATCGTCCGCTCCGGCCCGGTGTTCAACCTGGCCCCTGCCGCCCAGACCGGTGTGGTGATCGTCGGCGCGGTCACGCTGCTGTTCGGCGCGGTGATCGGGTGCGCCAAGGACGAAATCAAGAAGGCGCTGGCGGCCTCGACCATGTCGCAGATCGGCTACATGGTGCTGGCCGCGGGCCTGGGCCCAGCCGGCTACGCGGTCGCCATCATGCACCTGCTGACCCACGGGTTCTTCAAAGCGGGCCTGTTCCTCGGCGCGGGTTCGGTGATGCATGCGATGGATGACGAGACCGACATGCGGCGGTACGGCGGGCTGAGATCGCTGCTGCCGGTCACGTTCGTCACGTTCGGCCTCGGCTACCTCGCGATCATCGGCGTGCCGCCGTTCGCCGGGTTCTTCTCGAAGGATGCCATCATCGAAACCGCCTTCGCCGCAGGCGGACTCCGCGGCTGGCTGCTGGGCGGCGCGGCCCTGCTCGGCGCGGGCATCACGGCGTTCTACATGACCCGGGTCATGCTGATGACGTTCTTCGGTGAGAGGCGCTGGGCGCCGGACACCCACCCGCATGAGTCGCCGCCCGTCATGACGCTGCCGATGGTGGTACTGGCCCTTGGGTCGATCGGCGCCGGTGCCCTGCTCGCGCTCGGTGGCCGGTTGGCGCACTGGCTCGAACCGGTCGTCGGCAGCCATGAGGCCCACCACGTCGTCCCTGTCTGGGTCATGACGGTCATCACCTTGTCGGTGGTCGCCGTGGGCGTCGGCGTCGCCTACCGCATGTACGCGACCCGCGCGGTACCGGAGGTCGCGCCCGAGGAGGTGTCGGCGCTGACCGTGGCCGCCCGTCGGGACCTCTACGGTGACGCGGTCAACGAGGCCGTGTTCATGCGCCCCGGTGAGCAGCTCACCCGGGATCTTGTGGTGGTTGACGACAAGGGCGTCGAGGGCGTCTCCACCGGACTGGCCGCACTCGTCGGGCGCACCTCGGACGGACTGCGGCGACTGCAGACCGGATTCGCACGCTCGTATGCGCTCTCGATGTTCGCCGGCGCCGCGTTGGTCATCGGCCTGATGTGGGTGGTGAGCGTGTGGTGA
- a CDS encoding NADH-quinone oxidoreductase subunit M: MVSVPWLTVLWAIPMIGAAVIILLPAGARHVAKYAAVAVSIAVLAVALLLAARFDTAGAQYQFVEDHPWIPSFGTGYILGVDGIALALVLLTAVLVPLLLIAGWNDTPDPTALSGRAPHAYVALVLAVEGMVLISLVALDVLLFYVFFEAMLIPMYFLIGGFGAGTGRSRAAVKFLLYNLFGGLVMLAAVIGLYVVTAGSAAFDGGTFDFRAIVTAVADGDLAVNPAIMHALFLGFMFAFAVKAPLWPFHRWLPDAAVESTPATAVLMMAVVDKVGTFGMLRYCLPLFPDSATLFRPVIITLAVIGIVYGAIVAIGQTDVMRLIAYTSISHFGFIILGIFVMTSQGQSGSTLYMVNHGISTAALFLIAGFLVSRRGSRMIADYGGVQTVAPVLAGTFLVAGLATLSLPGLAPFVSEFLVLIGTFTRYPVLAVFAATALVLSAVYVLWMYQRMMTGPVAEGNENLRDLHRRELVVVAPLVALLLVLGIYPKPALDVINPAVEHTLTTIGQTDPGPAVAEGPGK; the protein is encoded by the coding sequence GTGGTGAGCGTGCCTTGGTTGACGGTGCTGTGGGCGATCCCGATGATCGGCGCGGCGGTGATCATCCTGCTGCCCGCCGGGGCACGGCACGTCGCGAAGTACGCCGCAGTCGCGGTGTCGATCGCGGTGCTGGCCGTCGCACTGCTTCTGGCCGCCCGGTTCGACACCGCCGGCGCGCAGTATCAGTTCGTCGAGGACCATCCCTGGATCCCGTCGTTCGGCACCGGCTACATCCTCGGGGTGGACGGCATCGCGCTGGCGCTCGTGCTGTTGACCGCGGTCCTGGTGCCGTTGCTGCTGATCGCGGGGTGGAACGACACCCCCGATCCGACCGCACTGTCCGGACGCGCCCCGCACGCCTACGTCGCGCTGGTCCTGGCCGTCGAGGGCATGGTGCTGATCTCGCTGGTCGCCCTCGACGTGCTGCTGTTCTACGTCTTCTTCGAGGCCATGCTCATTCCGATGTACTTCCTGATCGGCGGCTTCGGCGCGGGCACGGGACGGTCCCGGGCTGCCGTGAAGTTCCTGCTGTACAACCTGTTCGGCGGTCTGGTGATGCTCGCTGCGGTGATCGGCCTGTATGTCGTGACCGCAGGCAGTGCGGCGTTCGACGGTGGCACCTTCGACTTCCGGGCCATCGTCACCGCGGTCGCCGACGGTGATCTCGCGGTCAACCCCGCGATCATGCACGCCCTGTTCCTCGGCTTCATGTTCGCCTTCGCCGTCAAGGCGCCACTGTGGCCGTTCCACCGGTGGCTGCCCGACGCCGCGGTCGAGTCCACGCCTGCCACGGCCGTGCTCATGATGGCGGTCGTCGACAAGGTCGGCACATTCGGCATGCTGCGCTACTGCCTGCCACTGTTCCCCGACTCCGCGACACTGTTCCGACCCGTGATCATCACGCTCGCGGTGATCGGCATCGTCTACGGCGCGATCGTGGCGATCGGGCAGACCGACGTCATGCGCCTGATCGCCTACACGTCGATCTCCCACTTCGGTTTCATCATCCTGGGCATCTTCGTGATGACCAGCCAGGGTCAGTCCGGGTCGACCCTGTACATGGTCAACCACGGGATCTCGACGGCCGCGCTGTTCCTGATCGCGGGATTCCTGGTGTCGCGCAGGGGGTCCCGAATGATCGCGGACTACGGCGGAGTGCAGACTGTGGCCCCGGTGCTGGCCGGTACGTTCCTGGTGGCCGGGCTGGCCACGCTGTCGCTGCCGGGCCTAGCGCCGTTCGTCAGCGAATTCCTGGTCCTGATCGGGACATTCACGCGCTACCCGGTGCTCGCGGTGTTCGCCGCCACCGCATTGGTGCTCTCGGCCGTCTACGTGTTGTGGATGTACCAGCGAATGATGACCGGGCCGGTGGCAGAAGGCAACGAGAACCTGCGCGACCTGCACAGGCGGGAACTCGTCGTGGTCGCCCCCCTGGTGGCGCTGCTGCTGGTGTTGGGCATCTATCCCAAACCCGCGTTGGACGTGATCAATCCGGCCGTCGAGCACACGCTGACCACCATCGGCCAGACCGACCCTGGGCCGGCCGTCGCGGAAGGACCGGGCAAGTGA